From the genome of Clostridium sp. BNL1100, one region includes:
- the rpsU gene encoding 30S ribosomal protein S21 — protein sequence MSEVRVKENESLDSALKRFKRSCAKSGVLAEVRKREHYEKPSVKRKKKSEAARKRKFK from the coding sequence GTGTCTGAAGTAAGAGTTAAAGAGAATGAGTCTTTGGATAGTGCTCTCAAAAGGTTTAAGAGATCTTGTGCTAAATCAGGTGTTTTGGCTGAGGTTAGAAAGAGAGAACATTATGAGAAGCCTAGCGTAAAGAGAAAAAAGAAATCTGAAGCAGCAAGAAAAAGAAAATTTAAATAA
- a CDS encoding histidine triad nucleotide-binding protein yields MSDCIFCKIINGEIPSKKVYETDKVYAFHDINPEAPVHVLIVPKEHIASHNELSGDNVDVMKDIHLAANEIAKKLGISDSGYRLINNCGADAGQTVFHLHYHLVGGTSMGSKIL; encoded by the coding sequence ATGAGCGATTGTATATTTTGTAAGATAATAAATGGCGAGATTCCTTCAAAGAAGGTTTATGAGACAGATAAGGTTTACGCTTTTCATGACATTAATCCTGAGGCACCGGTACATGTGCTGATAGTTCCAAAAGAACATATTGCTTCACATAACGAACTTTCTGGAGATAATGTTGATGTAATGAAAGACATTCATCTGGCTGCCAATGAAATTGCGAAAAAGCTTGGTATTTCCGACAGCGGATACAGATTAATCAATAACTGCGGGGCAGACGCAGGGCAAACTGTTTTCCACTTGCATTACCATCTGGTAGGCGGAACTTCAATGGGTTCCAAAATACTGTAA
- a CDS encoding GatB/YqeY domain-containing protein, translated as MSLKELLVQDLKKAMKDGDNVSKTAIQMARSAVLQVEKDTRVTLDDDGIVEIIAKEVKKRMDTLPDFEKSNRQDLIDNLKAEIEVLKKYLPQQLSEGEIEEIVKEAISSTGATSAKEIGKVMQAVMPKTRGKADGKLVNQIVKKLLE; from the coding sequence ATGTCACTAAAAGAATTGCTTGTTCAAGACTTGAAAAAAGCCATGAAGGATGGCGATAATGTCTCAAAGACAGCTATTCAGATGGCTAGGTCAGCAGTGCTTCAGGTTGAAAAGGACACTAGGGTTACCCTTGACGATGATGGTATAGTTGAGATTATTGCAAAAGAAGTTAAAAAAAGAATGGATACTTTGCCTGACTTTGAAAAAAGCAACAGACAGGATCTTATAGATAATCTTAAAGCAGAAATTGAAGTTTTGAAAAAATATTTACCACAGCAGTTGAGTGAAGGTGAGATAGAGGAAATTGTAAAAGAAGCTATTTCTTCTACCGGAGCTACATCGGCTAAGGAAATCGGAAAGGTAATGCAGGCAGTAATGCCTAAGACCAGAGGCAAGGCTGACGGTAAATTAGTTAACCAAATAGTAAAAAAGTTATTAGAATAA